The window CCCGGGTAATGGGCCCCACCTGATCTAAGGATGACGCATAGGCCACAACCCCAAACCGTGACACCCGGCCATAGGTGGGTTTCAGCCCCACCACACCACAATGGGAAGCTGGCTGGCGTATGGAACCGCCGGTGTCCGTGCCCACGGCCCCGGCACAGAATTGGGCAGCCACGGCAGCGGCTGATCCACCGGATGATCCGCCAGGCACATGGTCCGTATTCCAGGGGTTGCGCGTGGCAAAAAAAGCAGAGTTCTCGGTTGAAGATCCCATGGCAAACTCATCCATATTGGTCTTGCCGATGAGCACGGCATCCTGTGCTTTCAATTTCTCCACCACCGTGGCATCGTACCGGGGAACAAAATTTTCCAGGATTCTGGATGCACAGGTGGTTTTAACGCCCCTGGTACATAACACATCTTTCAATGCCACGGGGATGCCGGTGAAGGCCTGGTTCTCCCCTTGGGCTATAATCCGGTCCGCCTGTTCAGCCTGTTCCAGGGCAAGCCCCGGGTCCACGGTGATAAATGACTTGATTTTATTATCATATTGATCAATACGATCAAGGAAAGCCCGTGTCAGTTCTACAGAAGATATTTCCTTTTTGGCCAGAAGATCCTGGGCCTGGGCAATGGTCAGGGTATGCAGATTCATTTTATTTCCTTACGCGCTTGTCTTTTGGGGAAGCTACTTTACAACTCTTGGAACCAGATAAAAATCCTGATCACGTTCCGGGGCATTGGCCAGGGTCACTTCCGGGCCCGGGGACGGTGCCGGTTTGTCTTCCCTGAGCACATTGTTCATGAATGCCGCCCCTGATGCCGGCGTCACACCTTCAACATCCACATCCTTGAGGGCATCGATATAATCAAGGATATCACTGAGCTGTCCTGCCAGGGTTTCCTTGAGATCATCATCCACATCCAGCCGGGCCAGATGAGCTATTTTTTCCACTTCCTGTTGTGATATTTTCATTTTTATTCCTTTTTTACGATCATGCCGTTTACACCTGAACCGGAAAGCGCTGTCAGCCGGACTCCTGCAGACTGGTAATCGGCAAAGGAGCCGGTCCTGATCCGGTACCAGGTTACTCCGTTGATCTTCACACTGACCCGGTAGGAGGAGATTCCTTTTTCTTTTAAACGCACCATGTGGGTCAGGGCATCACTTAAATCCTTATATGACGCAATCTGTATGGTATATGCACCATCGGATGACGCAGGCAATTTTCCAGCGTCATCCTCTCGTCTTTCTGGGGAGGCCTCTATTTTTTCATCTGTTTGGGATTTTGATTTTGAAACCTTGGGAGAAAGCTGGGGCACAGTCTGTTTTTCATTGGTTTTTGTATCTGGTTTTAGCAAAGCACTCTTTTTTTCCACAGGTGCCGGTGCGGCATCATTGCCAAAACCCTG is drawn from uncultured Desulfobacter sp. and contains these coding sequences:
- a CDS encoding SPOR domain-containing protein translates to MFSLGVFVGRGSSPVLFETRPFQQYLGQMARELAAKMPEKEKIDLKFYDLLDEPVFHQIKGKQDLGEITPGPETGKPASVRPEPQISQVEGIPVKRSRKLATWHQAEQGFGNDAAPAPVEKKSALLKPDTKTNEKQTVPQLSPKVSKSKSQTDEKIEASPERREDDAGKLPASSDGAYTIQIASYKDLSDALTHMVRLKEKGISSYRVSVKINGVTWYRIRTGSFADYQSAGVRLTALSGSGVNGMIVKKE
- the gatC gene encoding Asp-tRNA(Asn)/Glu-tRNA(Gln) amidotransferase subunit GatC, whose translation is MKISQQEVEKIAHLARLDVDDDLKETLAGQLSDILDYIDALKDVDVEGVTPASGAAFMNNVLREDKPAPSPGPEVTLANAPERDQDFYLVPRVVK